In the Candidatus Eremiobacterota bacterium genome, one interval contains:
- a CDS encoding type II toxin-antitoxin system HicB family antitoxin: protein MVSMTYHGIYERSSDGSVWGRSPEFSGAYGAGDTLEEARASLRAGIEIKIEFDLQRGYGHINAMPDELVEIVDVSEMGEGPIAL from the coding sequence ATGGTTTCGATGACGTACCACGGGATATACGAACGATCGTCGGACGGATCGGTTTGGGGCCGCAGCCCCGAGTTCTCCGGCGCGTACGGAGCGGGCGACACGCTCGAAGAAGCGCGGGCAAGTCTGCGTGCGGGAATCGAGATCAAGATCGAGTTCGATCTTCAGCGCGGCTACGGGCACATCAACGCGATGCCGGACGAGCTCGTCGAGATCGTCGACGTCTCCGAAATGGGTGAGGGCCCGATCGCCTTGTAG
- a CDS encoding type II toxin-antitoxin system HicA family toxin, with protein MRTQKARDVQKRLEKEGWVWVKARGRGSHRVFEHPQRKESIVVPWHRNGQEHLPPGTFHSIAKDAGWFR; from the coding sequence GTGCGAACGCAGAAGGCGCGAGACGTGCAGAAGCGGCTTGAGAAGGAAGGCTGGGTATGGGTCAAGGCGCGCGGACGCGGAAGCCATCGGGTCTTCGAGCATCCCCAGAGAAAGGAATCGATCGTCGTGCCTTGGCACCGTAACGGCCAAGAGCATTTGCCGCCGGGGACGTTTCACAGCATCGCAAAGGACGCAGGATGGTTTCGATGA